acaaacacttgtcACGAAACTGAGTTGGGtttgcacttagcaacgggggtgtgAGCAAACTCGATAtaagaatcaggttcgaaactaactCGATTTTTCGTGCAATGATGTTGAAAATacgttcgaaactgacttcaaacaaccGGTTTGACAGTAGTTAGGATGGAAACTGGAATTTTGACAGTtcacggttgatttttcaataggaCGTAagaacaagtgacagtttctctttgtttactttctcttctattaattaccaaccggtttttcacgtttatcactcaactctttgtacAAAATAATACCCGAAACCTtgaactttcaaacagaattgtaAAATCCAAGATAAACGTCAcaataatctaaaaaaaaggtGAGCAAAAAGAAACTGTTACTTGCTCATACGGCTATTTGAAAAATCAGCCGAGATTTATATTGTATTTCGGTAGAGCAAAACAGTGAGGAAGAAACAAGGAAAAATTCTATAGAACCAGAATATTCACCTCGATTTTCATCGCTTCACATTCGACGAACCGAAATGTGAAATCTCGAAAATAGAATCTTTACTTTAGTCAATACAATATCGGTAGAAAAGCAGAATTTAACGaaacaaattgacaatttaTTAAAAATGCTCGCTCACCACTTCAGCCCAAATCAGTGGAATCACTCGGTTATGGAACGGCCGCAGTTCTGTGTTGAAACTGACATTGACAAGTAAACTGATCTGAAGTCGAATCTTCGCTTGCATAGGAATTCCCAGTTGCTGCAACCAAAAGAATACATTAGTAGGGCCCTTTTCATTCGATATGTTGCTGCAACTTACCGGTTGCATAATAATAATCGCTTCATGCTTCTCCTTTTCCGGTTTCAGTCCATCGACTCCTTCCACCAGAACTGGATCTCCATTGTAGAAGTGTGGCAAAGATACGGCCACGGGTATGTCTACGGGAATTGTTTTTAGCGGATTACAATCGTACGCTTCAAAAGAAGATCGCAAAACAATAATACTCACTGTACCAACAGGGACCCAAGTCTCCCAGACCTTTGGGCAGACATTTACCGTTCCGGCAGTAGCATGAACTGTATGGATCATCCATCGAACTCTCGAAGGCATTCGCCTGAATTGCAAACCAGTAGGCCTGGATACCGTCGTGTTCGCCTTCCCGCTCGAAAGCGATTGGAAGCGTTCGGCAGAAAGCCTTCCGGTATACCCTGAATACTTCAGTCTTGGAAATGTTGCGCGGGAACACCGTCCCGTCGTATGAACCCTGCAAGGTATTGCATGGAGTGTTTCTGGAAGAAGAAATAGATGAAGtagtctacaaaaaaaaacaaatattaggcATACCTTCGACTCGCATCCCAGTGATCCTTTCCGACGTAGCCCCAGTGGGCTAGACCAGGCGATCCGTTCCACAAATCGATCGAATAGTTCCGAATGATCTCATCTACCTCTTCCTTCTCTTCCTCGGCTACAATTTGCAACACATCTCCGGCAAAGTAGTCGTCCTCCACGAGATCCATTTCGTCACTGTCGACATCGGCGACGACCTTAGCCTTACGCAGGTTCTGCACCGATTCGGGGAGATTTATGGTGACCGTATCGTAACCATCGTCGAACATCTATTCCGAATGGGACAGGGGGAAACACGGTTAAACTAATGGGTTATGGGTTAGTTTTGTGAGGTCGAGAGAAAGAGATAAAGAAAGAGAGCTTGGATGAGAATATACCGAGAGTTTCGAAGAGAAACACCGATTTCGGGCGACGTTGGACGAATGATACCGTGATGATGCAATGCTGTCTGTGAAAACACTTACTCGATCGAGAATTCCGATTCGTTTGAAGTTTATAATATCCGGCAGAAGCGTCGAGGCAAGTTTGACCAACGGATCGTCGTACCCCCAGAGTAGATCGTGAACGCTGATGTTCAGAAATGGACGCATACCGATCGGTTTGAGTGCGGCTGCTACGGCCAGCGCAGCCCACGTCGACATTTGATATGCTGCACTGGATACTCCCAGCAGTGCGATGTTTGGCATTATGATCAAATCACTCCGAGGATCACTAACCGAACGCTCCAGGATAAACTTTTGCCGCCGGACGGGTGTAAAACTTAGGGTTCCATTCGCGTTGAAAGTTGAGTTGTGATTTTCCAGATATTCTTGGTACACGTAAGGACCGACCTCCACCAACCGGAGCTTTTCCTCACCACGCAGAAAGGCATCGGCATTGGTCACGTTGAACACATAGATACTGATGAACACATCCAACGGTGGCTTTTTCCACAGTCGGTGCAGATAGGAACCTTCGTACATCGATAGCATCTGAAATTAAGAAATACTAATCTCGACATCTCGTTCGGTGGGAAATCCCCAGTTGCACAAAACTTACATTTGTCACTATCAAATCCGTTGGGTTGAGCACGACAACGGTGCAACCCATCGCGATGAAGATCAGCCCCAGAAAACCGAGCTTGATGATTCCTTGAAAGAGagggaaaaaaagaaaacaaacaaaacgtaCATCAGTAAACCGGTACCGGAGCCGTTGAACAGTTATTAGTCACCGCGGTCGCGATCGCGATCGCGTGAACCAAaatcgtttgttttgtttatttatgttttgtttGTACTCATCACACCAGAAGATCCGAAGATCGCGTGCAGTCAATGTCACATTAGCGATCATTAAACCTACGACAACAATGAGCGGTTTTGTTCGTTCGTAAAACTTGTTTCGAGAGTTGGAACTTTGACCCAACCATTTCCAAGCCCTGCAGCGTCCGTCCACGTACGGAGAAGGTGCACGCACCCGTAACCTTCACAAAAGTTGACGCGCGGCATGGATGGGATTCCCTCCATTGTACGACATGCGTAAACATAAATTAGTCCTGTTAGTGGAAACGAGTTAATTATAAGCTGTTTCTTCCGAGTA
This genomic window from Malaya genurostris strain Urasoe2022 chromosome 1, Malgen_1.1, whole genome shotgun sequence contains:
- the LOC131434604 gene encoding scavenger receptor class B member 1-like yields the protein MTTTPVFPLDAGQKRIIKLGFLGLIFIAMGCTVVVLNPTDLIVTNMLSMYEGSYLHRLWKKPPLDVFISIYVFNVTNADAFLRGEEKLRLVEVGPYVYQEYLENHNSTFNANGTLSFTPVRRQKFILERSVSDPRSDLIIMPNIALLGVSSAAYQMSTWAALAVAAALKPIGMRPFLNISVHDLLWGYDDPLVKLASTLLPDIINFKRIGILDRMFDDGYDTVTINLPESVQNLRKAKVVADVDSDEMDLVEDDYFAGDVLQIVAEEEKEEVDEIIRNYSIDLWNGSPGLAHWGYVGKDHWDASRRNTPCNTLQGSYDGTVFPRNISKTEVFRVYRKAFCRTLPIAFEREGEHDGIQAYWFAIQANAFESSMDDPYSSCYCRNGKCLPKGLGDLGPCWYNIPVAVSLPHFYNGDPVLVEGVDGLKPEKEKHEAIIIMQPQLGIPMQAKIRLQISLLVNVSFNTELRPFHNRVIPLIWAEVAVEKLTPDIVMCLHLLFDIAPYLQNGFVYLLWLLGVSLLATTALMLLCSRHATLEYDPRKSIRYSTVNMIPYPLRKELEKYGDGEIRREALLIENEA